A window from Actimicrobium sp. CCC2.4 encodes these proteins:
- the lolB gene encoding lipoprotein insertase outer membrane protein LolB, whose amino-acid sequence MATLPTASMSSVQAVTAIDLGGRLSVRYQRDGNEEALHGSFSWSQRADRTLVTLMSPLGQTIATIAITPTEAILTQSGQPARSAADPDALAADALGWPLPVAGLRDWLQGHAKDANGRSVNASPANSNPILTGDGWTLQYASWEASEVAKPARPKRIDLSRSTSAAGNVTIRIIIDSWQPV is encoded by the coding sequence ATGGCAACACTGCCAACGGCGTCCATGTCGTCCGTCCAGGCGGTGACAGCCATTGACCTCGGCGGACGCCTGTCGGTCCGCTATCAACGCGATGGCAACGAGGAAGCCCTGCACGGCAGCTTCAGCTGGTCGCAACGTGCCGACCGGACGCTGGTGACGCTGATGTCGCCGCTCGGACAGACCATCGCCACCATCGCCATCACGCCCACCGAAGCGATCCTCACGCAATCGGGCCAACCCGCGCGCAGCGCTGCCGATCCGGACGCGCTGGCGGCCGATGCACTTGGCTGGCCCTTGCCGGTAGCCGGCTTGCGCGACTGGCTGCAAGGTCACGCGAAAGATGCCAACGGCCGCAGCGTGAACGCTTCGCCAGCCAACAGCAATCCCATCCTGACTGGCGATGGCTGGACGCTGCAATATGCCAGCTGGGAGGCAAGCGAGGTCGCCAAACCTGCCCGTCCCAAACGCATTGATCTCTCACGCAGCACCAGCGCCGCCGGCAATGTGACGATCAGGATCATCATCGACAGCTGGCAGCCGGTCTGA
- the ispE gene encoding 4-(cytidine 5'-diphospho)-2-C-methyl-D-erythritol kinase encodes MLLKLRTLRDCPAPAKLNLFLHVTGRRADGYHLLQSAFQLIDRSDLLHFDVRDDGVIRRTTEMVGIPHDSDLIVRAARLLQQATGSRYGADIAIEKRLPMGGGLGGGSSDAATTMMALNHLWQTGMTRTAMQQLGLQLGADVPFFLFGSNAFAEGIGEQLITLDTPECWFLVLEPGVSIPTPVIFASSELTRNSKPVRMLDFSGALIGFGRNDLQAVATALFPPVAEAIKWLGGSEVARMTGSGACVFRAFTTKAEATAVLEKLPKRWSAWIAKSLNQHPLAQLQ; translated from the coding sequence ATGCTGCTCAAGCTACGCACACTGCGCGATTGCCCTGCCCCCGCCAAGCTCAATCTATTCCTGCATGTAACGGGCCGTCGCGCCGATGGCTATCACCTGCTACAAAGTGCTTTTCAGTTGATCGATCGGAGTGATTTGCTGCACTTTGACGTGCGCGATGATGGCGTAATCAGGCGTACGACAGAAATGGTGGGCATTCCACACGACAGCGACCTGATCGTGCGCGCAGCACGCCTGCTGCAACAGGCCACCGGCAGCCGCTATGGTGCCGATATCGCCATCGAAAAGCGGCTGCCGATGGGCGGCGGACTGGGTGGCGGGTCCTCCGATGCAGCCACCACAATGATGGCGCTGAACCATCTGTGGCAAACCGGCATGACACGGACAGCAATGCAGCAACTCGGCCTGCAGCTAGGTGCCGATGTGCCATTTTTTCTGTTTGGCAGCAACGCGTTTGCCGAAGGCATCGGCGAACAGCTGATCACTCTGGATACTCCCGAATGCTGGTTCCTGGTCCTCGAACCCGGGGTCTCCATACCGACGCCGGTAATATTTGCGTCTTCGGAATTGACAAGAAATTCTAAACCCGTCAGAATGCTGGACTTTTCCGGAGCTCTGATTGGCTTCGGACGAAATGATCTTCAAGCAGTGGCGACGGCATTATTCCCGCCGGTTGCCGAGGCCATTAAATGGCTGGGCGGATCGGAAGTAGCGAGAATGACCGGTTCAGGTGCCTGTGTATTTCGTGCTTTCACGACGAAAGCCGAAGCGACAGCGGTACTTGAAAAACTGCCGAAACGCTGGTCAGCATGGATAGCCAAATCGCTAAACCAGCATCCGCTAGCGCAATTGCAGTAA
- a CDS encoding tetratricopeptide repeat protein: protein MKTALAIVTLSTLLSACAGLPGPISSANAATIGTPATSAIANVPEEPSISTEKYAGDGLPVVELTEELMFKLLSAEIAFQRGDWQPAYINMISVAQQTRDPRAARRAAEIAIAAKQPEEAMVAVRFWRALAPKSDEATQYYVGMILLGDDLSEFREVFELRLRDVRPVSRPLLILQVQRLLLRAKDKKEAFEVMENLVAPYPDLAETHIALAQAAFNNNDPVRARSEAMLALKAKPDSEIAALTLAQVIPDKKEAAQSLQTYLSSHPDSREIRIAYGRLLIEQTLYDQARKEFETLLKGQPEDLTTLFALGILGTQTTDLKSAEQYLTTYLNVLAAHPEENRDPAQALLVLSQIAEERKDIDAALAYLARIEAGDAYFGAQIKRAQLMGQRGELTSARQLLAETSGTSEREQILVIQTDAQVLRDSDLQQQAYLVLETGALRFPENIDVLYDYAMAAEKLNRVDRMEAALRKVIKLAPTNQHAYNALGYSLAERNVRLPEAFKLIEQALTLAPDDPFIMDSMGWVQYRMGKLPEAETLLRRAYALRQDAEIAVHLGEVLWVRGEKIDAQRFWRDARSKDPKNDSLKNTLTRLQVKL, encoded by the coding sequence TTGAAAACCGCCCTCGCCATTGTAACCCTGTCGACTTTGTTATCGGCTTGCGCCGGCTTGCCAGGCCCCATCAGCTCGGCCAATGCGGCGACAATCGGGACGCCTGCAACGAGCGCGATTGCGAATGTGCCCGAGGAACCATCTATCAGCACTGAAAAATATGCCGGCGATGGATTGCCTGTCGTCGAACTGACTGAAGAACTGATGTTCAAGCTGCTCTCTGCTGAAATCGCCTTCCAGCGCGGTGACTGGCAACCGGCGTACATCAACATGATTTCGGTGGCACAACAAACCCGCGATCCCCGCGCAGCAAGGCGCGCAGCAGAAATAGCCATCGCTGCCAAGCAGCCGGAAGAAGCGATGGTCGCGGTACGGTTCTGGCGCGCTCTGGCACCAAAATCCGATGAAGCGACTCAGTACTATGTCGGTATGATCCTGCTCGGCGACGACCTGAGCGAATTCCGGGAAGTGTTCGAGCTGCGCTTGCGCGATGTACGGCCGGTAAGCCGCCCCCTTCTGATCCTGCAAGTCCAGCGCCTGCTGCTGCGCGCCAAGGACAAGAAGGAAGCCTTCGAGGTCATGGAAAATCTGGTCGCGCCCTATCCGGATCTGGCAGAAACCCATATCGCGCTGGCCCAGGCCGCGTTCAACAACAATGATCCGGTGCGGGCCCGCAGTGAGGCCATGCTGGCGCTGAAAGCCAAACCGGATTCGGAAATCGCCGCGCTAACGCTGGCGCAAGTCATCCCTGACAAAAAAGAAGCCGCGCAGTCGCTGCAAACGTATTTATCCTCGCATCCCGATAGCCGTGAAATCCGCATTGCTTACGGCCGATTGCTAATCGAACAGACTCTGTACGACCAGGCACGCAAGGAATTCGAAACCCTGCTCAAGGGCCAACCGGAAGACCTGACCACGCTATTTGCACTCGGCATCCTCGGCACCCAGACGACCGACCTGAAAAGCGCCGAGCAATACCTCACTACCTACCTGAACGTGCTGGCCGCACATCCTGAAGAAAATCGGGATCCGGCGCAGGCTTTGCTGGTGCTCTCGCAGATCGCCGAAGAACGCAAGGACATCGATGCTGCGCTTGCTTACCTGGCGCGTATCGAGGCTGGTGACGCGTATTTCGGTGCGCAGATCAAGCGTGCCCAGCTCATGGGACAACGCGGCGAACTGACCAGTGCGCGTCAACTGCTTGCGGAGACTTCCGGCACCAGCGAGCGCGAACAAATACTGGTCATCCAGACCGATGCGCAGGTCCTGCGTGATTCGGACTTGCAACAGCAGGCCTATCTGGTCCTTGAAACCGGTGCACTGCGCTTCCCCGAAAACATCGATGTGCTGTACGACTATGCGATGGCTGCAGAAAAACTGAACCGGGTCGACAGGATGGAAGCCGCTCTGCGCAAGGTCATCAAGCTGGCACCGACCAACCAGCACGCCTACAACGCGCTGGGCTACTCGCTGGCAGAGCGCAACGTGCGATTGCCTGAAGCATTCAAGCTGATCGAACAAGCCCTGACACTGGCACCGGACGACCCGTTCATCATGGACAGCATGGGCTGGGTCCAGTACCGGATGGGCAAGCTGCCGGAAGCGGAAACCTTGCTCAGGCGTGCCTACGCGCTGCGCCAGGACGCCGAGATCGCGGTACATCTCGGAGAAGTGTTGTGGGTGCGCGGTGAGAAAATAGATGCCCAGCGATTCTGGCGCGATGCCCGCAGCAAGGATCCGAAGAACGACTCGCTGAAAAACACACTCACGCGCCTGCAGGTCAAACTTTGA